The genomic DNA TACTCACTGACTTTGGGAACCATTTCATCAGAGAACACTTCTTTCCCGGCAAATACACCAGGAAGCTGATTAATAATATCGACTTGATCTTCCGGTACCTGTTGAAGGTCTTGAAAGCTTTTGCTCTCTGAAAAATCTTGCTTCTGAGGACCACTGTCCGACTCTGACTCCTGAGCCTCTTTTTTCTCTTCTTGCTTTGGTTCATCCTTTGATGGAGCTATATTTTTCTTCGTCTCTTCATTGTCACTGCATCCGGTCACAATAATGCAGAGGAAGAAGAGCACGGATAGTAGTGAAAGTCTCATGTAATGTAAACAACCTCCTATGTAATATATCTTTTCCTACGACTGCCTTTTCCGATTGATTCAATCATGGATTTGATTTTATCAATACATCCTTTCCCATGTGATGAGTCATTTGAGAATACTCGTTAAATAATTCCAAAAAAATAGACGATTACTAAGGCGTTCCCGGTCCACTGTAGCGTTTGAAAGCCTCTTTTGGTGCGAATAAGTGCATTCATTTTTTGTTGGGCATTTTGTGTAATGTCCTGTAATCTTTTCCAAAAGGACATGGCCACCCCGAGGAATTACGGTAGAGGAGAACCAATTTCATACCTTCTATTCGATCAAAGAATCCCAAGTTCTCACAATACCTCAGAAATGAATTACAAGTACTATATTCCTATAAATTGGAATTAATTCTAATTTACCACCAAATGCAGGTTTGAAACTATGTATAACATAATTTGTTCATATTCTTTTCTATATAATAATTACACTCTCGCAATCCCCCCTAGATATTGTCGAGTTTAACTGTAACGAAAGGTCTAACCAAAGGAATTTACATTATTAATAAATAGGGAATAGGATTCGTAAAGCATGTACCTGTCTTTTTCAAAAAAAAGCACCCTATAGGTAGACTATTTTCGGTCTTCTCTAAAGGGTACATCCTATGAGTATTTATCATAATAATTATCATTGCTTAATATTTAATCGTGTAGCTTATTAAGAAATTCTGTAAATGTTTTTGCAACATAAAATACATTTTCTCTGGCATGTTCTTCAGCCTGTTCTTTTGTTAATCCTTCTTCTTTCATTAACATTTCTTTTTCCCAAGCATTTTCATGTTCCCAAAAGACTATAAATGGACTATCCTTGGATTCTTTATAATCAAAACATATTAAGTTCCCCGCTGGATCAAATGCAAATGGAACTAATCCATTAGGCAACGTTGCTTTATAACTGTTAAAAACATCTACAATATATTCATCATTATCCTGATCATATGATAATAAAGTACCAAAGACTTTCTCTTTGTTCCCAACATTGAATAAATCAGGTTCTACATTTGCACCATTATTTAGTGCCACACATTTTATATAATCTTCTGGAAGCTCAAACCCTAATTCACTCCCAGTTTTTTTTACATATTCTTCACTTACTGCTGCATCAGCAAATTGCCACTCTATTTTGCTCATCTCATACCATCTCCCCATAATTTGTTTCCACCTAAATGGTTTACATCATGTTTTTTCGAATTAACCAATTGCAACTTTCCTGGAACCTGATGATGATGCCAAGTTAATCCTTGAATTCTCGGTTTTCCAGCATTTATTTGAGCTAATTGCTTTGCAGTAAATAACTCCCTGGAAACATCCCCCTTTTCAATTGCCTCCTTTAAAATACCCGTACAAACTTTAAACTGTTTATCATCAGATGCTATAAAAAGGTTTTCTTGAAGTTTCAATGTAAATTTAACATCATCACCCTTAAAGATTGGAAAACCTAATACATCATAATCTACACCTTTCACGTGTTCTCCTCCTGCCAATCCTTTATTGACTATATTATTCTTTGGTGAGGCGTTTAAATAGTCATCCACATGCCCTATTACGGATTTAAATTCGTCAATACTATCATAACCATATTCCTTAATAGTTGTATCATCTACAACTTTTAAAAAGTCTTCAACACTTTCATAGCCTTTAGGAACAATAGATCTATTTATCAAGTTACCATTGATATCATAATCATTTTTAATTACTTCATCAACTTCAGAACGGTGGACCTTACCTGCCGCCTTACCCTTCCCACCAAACCGAACAAGCGTCTCCTTAGCTTTCTCAATATTACTTAAAGCCTTGTCCTTA from Rossellomorea marisflavi includes the following:
- a CDS encoding SMI1/KNR4 family protein, with protein sequence MSKIEWQFADAAVSEEYVKKTGSELGFELPEDYIKCVALNNGANVEPDLFNVGNKEKVFGTLLSYDQDNDEYIVDVFNSYKATLPNGLVPFAFDPAGNLICFDYKESKDSPFIVFWEHENAWEKEMLMKEEGLTKEQAEEHARENVFYVAKTFTEFLNKLHD